The proteins below come from a single Thermopolyspora flexuosa genomic window:
- a CDS encoding S1C family serine protease: MTDETRDGREGAPVGTEGGSGATSEERTERRGRPEFFPAEDGPPITRDAPRWEGLGEPAGHPPQAPPTQPYGPPDRPQEGDAPGRASWQEPGGPDRPPMDGGAPGTGPVPPPGNPGITFRMPPPPPPQNAVGMGPGWAPPPAPPGGNPGGPGLRGLPSLGVLVVLAVVVALIAGGFGGVGGYLLAQRDGASVTDPSYTIEPAPTGNVNRDPQSVAGVAARVLPSVVSLEVRGVREGGTGSGFIIQGGYVVTNNHVVAPAGRFGQITVSFNNGKTSPAKLVGTDPSSDIAVVKPENLYGMPTITLGDSDSVVVGDPVIAIGAPLGLTGTVTTGIVSAVNRPVQAGGEGGSDVAWINAIQTDAAINPGNSGGPLVNASGQVIGVNSAIASLGSGSQSGNIGLGFAIPSNQVRRIAQELITTGVAKTPRIGISIDQTYTGEGVRIATSVFQGQAPVEEGGPADKAGLKPGDIILAIDGKPMLSGDQLIVTIRSKAPGDKIKVTYRRAGKEHTTEVEVGATVPNPQPS; this comes from the coding sequence ATGACCGACGAGACCCGCGACGGCCGGGAGGGCGCGCCCGTTGGCACCGAGGGCGGGTCGGGCGCCACCTCCGAGGAACGGACCGAGCGGCGGGGACGTCCGGAGTTCTTCCCGGCAGAGGACGGTCCGCCGATCACCCGCGACGCGCCCCGGTGGGAGGGCCTGGGTGAGCCCGCGGGCCACCCGCCGCAGGCTCCGCCGACCCAGCCGTACGGCCCGCCGGACCGGCCGCAGGAGGGCGACGCGCCGGGGCGGGCGTCCTGGCAGGAGCCGGGCGGCCCGGACCGGCCGCCCATGGATGGCGGCGCGCCGGGCACCGGACCGGTGCCCCCGCCGGGCAACCCGGGCATCACCTTCCGCATGCCGCCGCCCCCGCCGCCGCAGAACGCGGTCGGCATGGGCCCCGGCTGGGCGCCTCCGCCGGCCCCGCCCGGCGGCAACCCGGGCGGCCCCGGCCTGCGCGGCCTGCCGAGCCTCGGCGTGCTCGTGGTGCTCGCGGTCGTGGTCGCGCTGATCGCGGGCGGCTTCGGCGGCGTCGGCGGCTACCTGCTCGCCCAGCGGGACGGCGCGTCGGTCACCGACCCGTCGTACACCATCGAGCCGGCCCCCACCGGCAACGTGAACCGCGACCCCCAGTCGGTCGCGGGCGTGGCCGCCCGGGTGCTGCCGAGCGTGGTCTCGCTCGAGGTGCGCGGGGTGCGTGAGGGCGGCACCGGGTCCGGCTTCATCATCCAGGGCGGGTACGTGGTGACGAACAACCACGTGGTCGCCCCGGCGGGCCGGTTCGGCCAGATCACGGTGAGCTTCAACAACGGCAAGACCTCCCCGGCGAAGCTCGTCGGCACCGACCCCAGCTCCGACATCGCGGTGGTCAAGCCCGAGAACCTGTACGGCATGCCGACGATCACCCTCGGCGACTCCGACAGCGTGGTGGTCGGCGACCCGGTGATCGCGATCGGCGCCCCGCTCGGTCTCACCGGCACGGTGACCACCGGCATCGTGAGCGCGGTGAACCGGCCGGTGCAGGCCGGTGGCGAGGGCGGCTCCGACGTCGCCTGGATCAACGCGATCCAGACCGACGCCGCGATCAACCCCGGTAACTCCGGCGGCCCGCTGGTCAACGCCTCCGGCCAGGTGATCGGGGTGAACTCGGCGATCGCGTCGCTCGGCAGCGGCAGCCAGAGCGGCAACATCGGCCTCGGCTTCGCCATCCCGTCGAACCAGGTGCGCCGCATCGCCCAGGAGCTGATCACCACGGGCGTGGCGAAGACCCCGCGCATCGGCATCAGCATCGACCAGACCTACACCGGCGAGGGCGTGCGCATCGCCACGAGCGTCTTCCAGGGCCAGGCGCCGGTGGAGGAGGGCGGCCCCGCGGACAAGGCCGGGCTGAAGCCGGGCGACATCATCCTCGCCATCGACGGCAAGCCGATGCTCAGCGGCGACCAGCTCATCGTCACGATCCGCAGCAAGGCGCCGGGCGACAAGATCAAGGTGACCTACCGGCGGGCGGGCAAGGAGCACACCACCGAGGTCGAGGTCGGGGCGACGGTGCCGAACCCGCAGCCGTCCTGA
- a CDS encoding sec-independent translocase: MFGLGWPEVLALVVIALLVFGPEKLPQAAQQAGRALRRLRRMANNARADLQAHLGPEFRNFDPADLNPKHFVRKHLLDDIERDWYRTPSPALPGSSRADDPLDDLYTPPSFTPQRSLNYGEIPPYDHEAT, encoded by the coding sequence GTGTTCGGACTCGGTTGGCCTGAGGTCTTGGCGCTCGTGGTCATCGCGCTGCTGGTCTTCGGCCCCGAGAAGCTGCCACAGGCCGCCCAGCAGGCCGGGCGCGCCCTGCGGCGGCTGCGCAGGATGGCGAACAACGCCCGGGCGGACCTCCAGGCCCACCTCGGCCCCGAGTTCCGCAACTTCGACCCGGCGGACCTCAACCCGAAGCACTTCGTGCGCAAGCACCTGCTCGATGACATCGAGCGGGACTGGTACCGCACGCCGAGCCCGGCCCTGCCCGGGTCGTCCCGGGCCGACGACCCGCTCGACGACCTCTACACGCCGCCGTCGTTCACCCCGCAGCGCTCGCTGAACTACGGCGAGATCCCGCCGTACGACCACGAGGCGACCTGA
- a CDS encoding HpcH/HpaI aldolase/citrate lyase family protein encodes MRSRRSCLAVPGSNPRFLEKAQGLPADEVFLDLEDSVAPLAKEEARRNVVAALREGDWSGKVRVVRINDATTHWAYRDVIEVVERAGDRIDCLMLPKVEDVAHVAWLDTLLTQLERGLGLPVGGIGIEAQIESARGLVNVDAIAAASPRLETLVFGPADFMASINMRTLVVGEQPPGYTEGDAYHYVLMRLLMAARAHGLQAIDGPYLQIRDVDGFRRVARRSAALGYDGKWVLHPGQIEAANEVFSPSQEDYDHAELILDAYEYHTTVRRRGAAMLGDEMIDEASRKMALVIAAKGRAAGLRRTRTFTPPEE; translated from the coding sequence ATGCGTTCCCGGCGTTCCTGCCTCGCGGTCCCCGGCAGCAACCCGCGGTTCCTGGAGAAGGCGCAAGGGTTGCCCGCCGACGAGGTCTTCCTCGACCTGGAGGACTCGGTCGCCCCGCTCGCCAAGGAGGAGGCGCGGCGCAACGTGGTGGCGGCGCTGCGCGAGGGCGACTGGTCCGGCAAGGTGCGCGTGGTGCGGATCAACGACGCCACCACGCACTGGGCGTACCGGGACGTCATCGAGGTGGTGGAGCGCGCCGGCGACCGGATCGACTGCCTCATGCTCCCCAAGGTGGAGGACGTCGCGCACGTCGCCTGGCTCGACACGCTGCTCACCCAGCTCGAGCGCGGCCTGGGGCTGCCGGTCGGCGGCATCGGCATCGAGGCGCAGATCGAGAGCGCCCGCGGGCTGGTGAACGTGGACGCGATCGCCGCCGCCTCGCCTCGCCTGGAGACGCTCGTGTTCGGGCCCGCCGACTTCATGGCGTCGATCAACATGCGCACGCTCGTGGTGGGCGAGCAGCCGCCCGGGTACACCGAGGGCGACGCCTACCACTACGTGCTCATGCGGCTGCTCATGGCCGCCCGCGCGCACGGCCTGCAGGCGATCGACGGGCCGTACCTGCAGATCCGCGACGTGGACGGCTTCCGGCGGGTGGCCCGGCGGTCGGCCGCGCTCGGCTACGACGGCAAGTGGGTGCTCCACCCCGGCCAGATCGAGGCGGCGAACGAGGTGTTCTCCCCCAGCCAGGAGGACTACGACCACGCCGAGCTCATCCTCGACGCCTACGAGTACCACACCACGGTACGGCGGCGCGGCGCGGCGATGCTCGGCGACGAGATGATCGACGAGGCGTCGCGGAAGATGGCGCTGGTGATCGCGGCCAAGGGGCGGGCCGCGGGGCTGCGCCGTACCAGGACGTTCACCCCGCCGGAGGAGTGA
- a CDS encoding EamA family transporter has protein sequence MRRTSLAIALFSSCCFGFSGPMAKFLGAAGLAPLEAAWLRMAASAVLLLAILALVRPRALRIPRSRIGLVAAYGLIAVAGVQALFFVAITRIPVGVALLFEFTSPVLVVAWVRLVRRIRPGRAAYLGAVISVAGLAVVVEVWQGMRLDGLGLLAAAAAAAGCAGYFLISDGFGDEMDPLGLIAWGFAGATVALVPLSRPWDIPWAALGETATINGTTLPAFAAAAVLVVVATVVAYITGVTAVRRLSAAVGSTVASLEVVAGAVIAWVLVGEALGPFQIVGGAVVIAGALLAQTAARGAGRSGRPAEDGAAAPEQPHRPLAGTATATTGADS, from the coding sequence ATGCGGCGCACGAGTCTCGCGATCGCCCTCTTCTCCTCCTGCTGTTTCGGGTTCTCCGGGCCGATGGCGAAGTTCCTCGGCGCCGCCGGGCTCGCCCCGCTGGAGGCCGCCTGGCTGCGCATGGCCGCCTCCGCGGTGCTGCTGCTCGCGATCCTCGCCCTGGTACGGCCGCGCGCGCTGCGCATCCCGCGCTCCCGGATCGGCCTCGTCGCGGCGTACGGGCTGATCGCGGTCGCCGGGGTGCAGGCGCTGTTCTTCGTGGCGATCACCCGCATCCCGGTCGGGGTCGCGCTGCTGTTCGAGTTCACCTCGCCGGTGCTCGTGGTCGCCTGGGTCCGGCTGGTGCGCCGCATCCGGCCCGGCCGCGCCGCCTACCTCGGCGCGGTCATCAGCGTGGCCGGGCTCGCGGTCGTGGTCGAGGTGTGGCAGGGCATGCGGCTGGACGGGCTCGGCCTGCTCGCCGCCGCCGCGGCCGCGGCCGGGTGCGCCGGGTACTTCCTGATCAGCGACGGCTTCGGGGACGAGATGGACCCGCTCGGCCTCATCGCCTGGGGCTTCGCCGGGGCCACGGTCGCGCTCGTCCCGCTGAGCCGGCCGTGGGACATCCCGTGGGCCGCGCTCGGCGAGACCGCCACGATCAACGGCACCACGCTGCCCGCGTTCGCCGCCGCGGCCGTGCTCGTCGTGGTCGCCACCGTGGTCGCGTACATCACCGGGGTGACCGCGGTGCGCCGGCTGTCCGCCGCGGTGGGCTCCACGGTCGCCTCGCTCGAGGTGGTCGCCGGGGCGGTCATCGCCTGGGTGCTCGTGGGCGAGGCGCTCGGACCGTTCCAGATCGTCGGCGGCGCGGTGGTGATCGCCGGGGCGCTGCTCGCGCAGACCGCCGCCCGGGGCGCGGGCCGGAGCGGACGGCCGGCCGAGGACGGGGCCGCCGCGCCGGAGCAACCGCACCGGCCGCTCGCGGGCACCGCGACCGCCACCACCGGCGCGGACTCCTGA
- a CDS encoding magnesium transporter MgtE N-terminal domain-containing protein, whose translation MRIFIARLAGTPVFDPNGDQIGRIRDAVVALPGPRPPRVHGFVVEVQPRRRVFMPITRVRSFGAGSVVFTGRLDLRRFEQRASETLVLADMLDREVTVRRRGAPDDPGITGSVLDVAMERDRAGDWLLTKVAVRRPGRGLRRGETIVADWEEVTGFESLQPDQGTASLLAAFERMRPADLASALHALPPKRREAVAAALDDDRLADVLEELPERDQIGILTTLAAERAADVLEAMAPDDAADLLQELPADRAQALLELMEPREAAPVRRLLTYAEDTAGGMMTSEPVIVPPTATVAEALAHIRQEDITPAVAAQVYVTRAPYETPTGRFLGVAHFQRLLREPPSSLVGAAIDRTIDPIHPDFSLAEVTSYLATYNLVAAPVVDELGRLVGAVTVDDVLDHLLPADWREREAEMPEGANDPEDGEDPDTRTSPS comes from the coding sequence GTGAGGATCTTCATCGCACGCCTCGCCGGGACTCCGGTGTTCGACCCGAACGGGGACCAGATCGGCCGGATCCGGGACGCGGTGGTCGCGCTCCCCGGACCGCGGCCCCCGCGGGTGCACGGCTTCGTCGTCGAGGTCCAGCCGCGCCGCCGGGTGTTCATGCCGATCACCCGGGTGCGCAGCTTCGGCGCGGGCTCGGTGGTGTTCACCGGGCGGCTCGACCTGCGGCGGTTCGAGCAGCGGGCGAGCGAGACGCTCGTGCTCGCCGACATGCTCGACCGCGAGGTCACCGTGCGGCGGCGGGGCGCGCCGGACGACCCCGGCATCACCGGGAGCGTGCTCGACGTGGCGATGGAACGGGACCGCGCCGGCGACTGGCTGCTCACCAAGGTCGCGGTGCGCCGTCCGGGGCGGGGCCTGCGCCGCGGCGAGACGATCGTCGCGGACTGGGAGGAGGTCACCGGCTTCGAGAGCCTGCAGCCGGACCAGGGTACGGCGAGCCTGCTCGCGGCCTTCGAGCGCATGCGGCCCGCCGACCTCGCCAGCGCGCTGCACGCGCTGCCGCCCAAGCGGCGCGAGGCGGTCGCCGCCGCGCTCGACGACGACCGGCTCGCCGACGTGCTCGAGGAGCTGCCGGAACGGGACCAGATCGGCATCCTCACCACGCTCGCCGCGGAGCGCGCCGCCGACGTGCTCGAGGCGATGGCCCCGGACGACGCGGCCGACCTGCTGCAGGAGCTGCCCGCCGACCGCGCCCAGGCGCTGCTCGAGCTGATGGAGCCGCGCGAGGCCGCGCCGGTGCGCCGCCTGCTCACCTACGCCGAGGACACCGCGGGCGGCATGATGACGAGCGAGCCGGTGATCGTGCCGCCGACCGCGACCGTCGCCGAGGCGCTCGCGCACATCCGCCAGGAGGACATCACCCCGGCCGTCGCCGCCCAGGTCTACGTCACCCGCGCGCCGTACGAGACCCCGACCGGGCGCTTCCTCGGCGTGGCGCACTTCCAGCGGCTGCTGCGCGAGCCGCCCTCCTCGCTCGTCGGCGCGGCGATCGACCGGACCATCGACCCGATCCACCCGGACTTCAGCCTCGCCGAGGTCACGTCCTACCTCGCGACGTACAATCTGGTCGCCGCCCCGGTGGTCGACGAGCTCGGGCGCCTGGTGGGCGCGGTGACCGTGGACGACGTCCTCGACCATCTCCTGCCCGCCGACTGGCGGGAGCGCGAGGCGGAGATGCCGGAGGGCGCCAACGATCCGGAGGATGGGGAGGACCCGGACACCCGGACGTCACCCTCGTAA
- a CDS encoding DUF1003 domain-containing protein, translated as MAADRLDLPRETRGVRLRPHYDPEAFGRLSERIARFLGTARFLVYMTAFITVWIAWNTLTPWRFDPYPFIFLTLMLSLQASYAAPLILLAQNRQADRDRVQAEEDRLTAARNQAEIEYLTREIASIRMALAELATRDYLRSELQHLVEELRDRVPERRSG; from the coding sequence ATGGCGGCTGACCGACTCGATCTGCCCAGGGAGACCCGCGGGGTACGGCTGCGCCCGCACTACGATCCCGAGGCGTTCGGGCGGCTCTCCGAGCGGATCGCGCGGTTCCTCGGCACCGCCAGGTTCCTCGTCTACATGACCGCGTTCATCACGGTGTGGATCGCGTGGAACACGCTCACGCCGTGGCGGTTCGACCCCTATCCGTTCATCTTCCTCACCCTCATGCTCTCCCTGCAGGCCTCCTACGCCGCGCCGCTCATCCTGCTCGCGCAGAACCGGCAGGCCGACCGGGACCGGGTGCAGGCCGAGGAGGACCGGCTCACCGCGGCGCGCAACCAGGCCGAGATCGAGTACCTCACCCGGGAGATCGCCTCGATCCGCATGGCGCTCGCCGAGCTCGCCACCCGCGACTACCTGCGCTCGGAGCTGCAGCACCTGGTCGAGGAGCTGCGCGACCGGGTCCCGGAGCGCCGCTCCGGCTGA
- a CDS encoding MarR family winged helix-turn-helix transcriptional regulator, giving the protein MTVTAGGGTALTPEELTFWRLLQRVQVQITRALEAELLLEHGLSLPAFEVLAHLHEAPERRLRMNDLADRVLLSRSGLTRLADRLQSEGLLRREACPSDARGLYAVLTDEGAARRDAAAPTYQRAIRGHFLDLLDDDELRRCTAVLTKLLSRGGACPPDRRRS; this is encoded by the coding sequence GTGACGGTGACGGCCGGCGGCGGAACCGCCCTCACACCCGAGGAACTCACCTTCTGGCGCCTGCTCCAGCGCGTCCAGGTCCAGATCACCCGCGCCCTCGAGGCCGAGCTGCTGCTGGAACACGGCCTGTCCCTGCCGGCCTTCGAGGTGCTCGCCCACCTCCACGAGGCCCCGGAGCGGCGGCTGCGCATGAACGACCTCGCCGACCGGGTGCTGCTCTCCCGCAGCGGCCTGACCCGGCTCGCCGACCGGCTGCAGAGCGAGGGGCTGCTGCGGCGCGAGGCCTGCCCGAGCGACGCCCGCGGCCTGTACGCCGTGCTCACCGACGAGGGGGCGGCCCGCCGGGACGCGGCGGCGCCCACCTACCAGCGCGCCATCCGCGGCCACTTCCTCGACCTGCTCGACGACGACGAGCTGCGCAGGTGCACCGCGGTGCTCACCAAGCTGCTCAGCCGTGGCGGCGCCTGCCCGCCGGACCGCCGCCGCTCCTGA
- a CDS encoding Mrp/NBP35 family ATP-binding protein — protein sequence MAPTPEAVRAALATVNDPEIRRPITDLDMVKSIDITPEGVVRVGVYLTVAGCPLRDTITRQVTEAVGRVEGVTAVEVELDVMSAEQRKNLQAKLRGSRAPEKEIPFAKPGSLTRVFAIASGKGGVGKSSVTVNLAAAMAASGLKVGVVDADIYGHSVPRMLGVSERPTKVEDMILPPVAHDIKVISVGMFKPQANMPVVWRGPMLDRALHQFLTDVYWGDLDVLLMDLPPGTGDMAISVAQRLPNAEIVVVTTPQVAAAEVAERAGSIAAQTHQQIVGVIENMAWLACPHCDERIPVFGEGGGQAVADGLTRIIGTKVPLLGQVPLDTRLREGGDAGKPLVLTDPDSPAAVELRRIADRLAKRSGSLVGRRLGLSPAGR from the coding sequence ATGGCTCCCACTCCAGAAGCGGTCAGGGCGGCGCTGGCCACGGTCAACGACCCTGAGATCCGCCGGCCCATCACCGATCTCGACATGGTCAAGAGCATCGACATCACCCCCGAAGGGGTGGTGCGGGTCGGCGTCTATCTCACGGTCGCGGGCTGTCCGCTCCGCGACACCATCACCCGCCAGGTCACCGAGGCCGTCGGCCGGGTCGAGGGCGTGACCGCGGTCGAGGTGGAGCTCGACGTGATGAGCGCCGAGCAGCGCAAGAACCTGCAGGCCAAGCTGCGCGGCAGCCGCGCGCCGGAGAAGGAGATCCCGTTCGCCAAGCCCGGCTCGCTCACCCGGGTGTTCGCGATCGCCAGCGGCAAGGGCGGCGTCGGCAAGTCCTCGGTCACCGTGAACCTCGCCGCGGCGATGGCCGCCTCCGGGCTGAAGGTCGGCGTGGTCGACGCCGACATCTACGGCCACAGCGTGCCGCGCATGCTCGGCGTGTCCGAGCGGCCGACCAAGGTGGAGGACATGATCCTCCCGCCGGTCGCGCACGACATCAAGGTCATCTCGGTGGGCATGTTCAAGCCCCAGGCGAACATGCCGGTGGTGTGGCGCGGCCCGATGCTCGACCGCGCGCTGCACCAGTTCCTCACCGACGTGTACTGGGGCGACCTCGACGTGCTGCTCATGGACCTGCCGCCGGGCACCGGCGACATGGCGATCTCGGTGGCGCAGCGGCTGCCCAACGCCGAGATCGTCGTGGTGACCACCCCGCAGGTCGCCGCGGCGGAGGTGGCCGAGCGGGCCGGGTCGATCGCGGCCCAGACCCACCAGCAGATCGTCGGCGTCATCGAGAACATGGCGTGGCTCGCCTGCCCGCACTGCGACGAGCGCATCCCGGTGTTCGGCGAGGGCGGCGGCCAGGCGGTGGCCGACGGGCTCACCCGCATCATCGGCACCAAGGTGCCGCTGCTCGGCCAGGTGCCGCTCGACACCCGGCTGCGCGAGGGCGGCGACGCGGGCAAGCCGCTCGTGCTCACCGACCCCGACTCGCCCGCGGCGGTGGAGCTGCGGCGCATCGCCGACCGGCTCGCCAAGCGGTCCGGCAGCCTCGTCGGCCGCCGGCTCGGCCTCTCGCCGGCAGGCCGCTGA
- a CDS encoding endonuclease/exonuclease/phosphatase family protein: protein MNRSQFAHRKSSVFSVGSLAALTVAGAAVLGLGVPAAASPEPTAKQGAGSAGSTARSTTRDAGAGAARKKAKTTAKGVARRRAAAAHLTVLSYNVCGGSCKNHLTVEAWARRMERHLTENDADVILFQELCRGQFDALRRTLSGRYEGRWAGTVGDNEGCGKQWGAGADATSNRRGFGLATFVRGSGSIVAERVWWLPNHGTNEPRALHCVDAEPRGRRVRVCNTHLDWHDDTQQVQAEFVARLVSPWAAHIPVVLGGDLNAEPDERSMALFYDHSGGRGVFQEVDETDRTYFGERCAATAARCRSGEGTDGPKKLDYIFLSRRHFTGVVGDAVVEKDVSDHALLRGRATWRNLPPRADFSWHPSRAS from the coding sequence ATGAACCGGAGTCAGTTCGCCCACAGGAAATCGTCGGTATTTTCCGTCGGATCGCTCGCCGCGCTGACGGTCGCCGGCGCCGCGGTGCTCGGGCTCGGCGTGCCCGCCGCGGCCTCGCCGGAGCCCACCGCGAAGCAGGGCGCGGGTTCCGCCGGCTCCACCGCCAGGAGCACCACCCGGGACGCCGGTGCGGGCGCGGCCCGGAAGAAGGCCAAGACCACCGCGAAGGGCGTGGCCAGGCGCCGTGCCGCCGCCGCGCACCTCACCGTGCTCAGCTACAACGTCTGCGGCGGGAGCTGCAAGAACCACCTGACGGTCGAGGCGTGGGCGCGCCGCATGGAGCGGCACCTGACCGAGAACGACGCCGACGTGATCCTCTTCCAGGAGCTGTGCCGGGGGCAGTTCGACGCGCTCCGGCGCACGCTCAGCGGCCGGTACGAGGGCCGGTGGGCCGGCACCGTCGGCGACAACGAGGGCTGCGGCAAGCAGTGGGGGGCCGGCGCGGACGCCACCTCGAACCGGCGCGGGTTCGGGCTCGCCACCTTCGTCCGCGGCTCCGGCTCGATCGTCGCCGAGCGCGTCTGGTGGCTGCCGAACCACGGCACGAACGAGCCGCGGGCGCTGCACTGCGTCGACGCCGAGCCGCGCGGCCGCCGGGTCCGGGTGTGCAACACCCACCTCGACTGGCACGACGACACCCAGCAGGTGCAGGCCGAGTTCGTCGCCCGGCTCGTCTCGCCGTGGGCGGCGCACATCCCGGTCGTGCTCGGCGGCGACCTCAACGCCGAGCCGGACGAGCGGTCGATGGCCCTGTTCTACGACCACTCCGGCGGCCGCGGCGTGTTCCAGGAGGTCGACGAGACCGACCGCACGTACTTCGGCGAGCGGTGCGCGGCGACGGCGGCCCGCTGCCGGTCCGGCGAGGGCACCGACGGGCCCAAGAAGCTCGACTACATCTTCCTCAGCCGCCGCCACTTCACGGGGGTCGTCGGCGACGCGGTCGTCGAGAAGGACGTGTCCGACCACGCGCTGCTGCGCGGGCGCGCGACCTGGCGCAACCTGCCGCCGCGCGCGGACTTCTCCTGGCATCCGTCCCGAGCCTCGTAG
- a CDS encoding CPBP family intramembrane glutamic endopeptidase, with protein MDQPPFPGPPPHPPAPLSPPRRPWLVPPPPGLPYHRLACTPVNRWWRPLLGTLLVAAGFVLIGGFVVVAGMLVAIFAGLPVDPAGASFLGDPLLTLTVLLLSIALVLPIAYGAAALVQRRPPGTLSSVAGRLRWRWLGLCLLVAVAAGVLGQLALGIALAVTGEDGGELLGWVGWETFGPALVITLVLVPFQAAAEEYIFRGWLLQAFGAYLRSPWPGILLGAAGFTALHAYTDWGIVDVFTFGALMGWISVRTGGLEAAIAIHTVNNLVAFLVSSATGELENTLRQGSVPWQSLVGTAVQLVTFTVIVLFFARKRAIQTVSR; from the coding sequence ATGGATCAACCGCCCTTTCCCGGCCCTCCGCCGCACCCTCCGGCCCCGCTGAGCCCACCACGGCGGCCGTGGCTGGTGCCGCCACCGCCCGGCCTGCCCTACCACCGGCTCGCGTGCACCCCGGTGAACCGCTGGTGGCGCCCGCTGCTCGGCACCCTGCTCGTCGCCGCCGGGTTCGTGCTGATCGGCGGGTTCGTGGTGGTGGCCGGCATGTTGGTCGCGATCTTCGCCGGGCTGCCGGTCGACCCCGCGGGTGCGTCGTTCCTCGGCGACCCGTTGCTCACGCTGACGGTGCTGCTGCTGTCGATCGCCCTGGTGCTCCCGATCGCGTACGGCGCGGCGGCGCTGGTGCAGCGCCGCCCGCCGGGCACCCTCTCCTCGGTGGCCGGGCGGCTGCGCTGGCGGTGGCTGGGGCTGTGCCTGCTGGTGGCGGTGGCGGCGGGGGTGCTCGGCCAGCTCGCCCTGGGCATCGCCCTTGCGGTCACCGGGGAGGACGGCGGCGAGCTGCTCGGCTGGGTCGGCTGGGAGACGTTCGGCCCGGCGCTCGTCATCACCCTCGTGCTCGTGCCGTTCCAGGCCGCCGCCGAGGAGTACATCTTCCGGGGATGGCTGCTGCAGGCGTTCGGGGCCTACCTGCGCTCGCCGTGGCCGGGCATCCTGCTGGGCGCCGCCGGGTTCACCGCGCTCCACGCCTACACCGACTGGGGCATCGTCGACGTGTTCACGTTCGGTGCGCTGATGGGGTGGATCTCGGTGCGCACCGGCGGCCTGGAGGCGGCGATCGCGATCCACACGGTGAACAACCTCGTGGCCTTCCTGGTCAGCAGCGCGACGGGGGAACTGGAGAACACGCTGCGCCAGGGTTCCGTGCCGTGGCAGTCGCTGGTCGGCACCGCCGTACAGCTTGTGACATTCACCGTAATAGTGCTGTTTTTTGCGCGAAAGAGGGCAATTCAGACAGTCTCTCGATAA